DNA from Tachypleus tridentatus isolate NWPU-2018 chromosome 8, ASM421037v1, whole genome shotgun sequence:
GGCCCTCCACTAATATTCTTAGTCCATATTTCATTATGTCTGAGTGAGCTCATTTGATCAAGAGTTATAATGGTAATCCACTTATCTGTTTCTTCCATGAATGTGATACATTAACTTTTACTTTGGTTCTCAGTTCTATTCAACCTTTGGTCATGGCTTTCAATTTCCATGGTCTAGGTTGTGATCTTCCTGTCTAAAATTCCAGTGTTTGGTTAGGCTAACCTTTTGTTTCCTCTCTTTATTTCCtcacatgttgttttttttgtaagacTGAAATATTAATGAAGTTTAACATGCTTTTATCCAGGTCTCTCTTTTAAAATCTGTTTCCTTCTTCTGGCTCATGATCTTTACAAATCATAGACCTtccttaattttattttgtgactaATCATCCATCCCTAAAATTTTAATAGCTCAAGAGGAAGATTGTATCTTTTCTTCCATATTTTTTCCAATAATCTTGACCTCCAATAATCATGTTCCAATTATGGTCTTTCTTTCTGTCTGTTTCGAAGCGACATTTCTTCCGCTTGACAAGCGAGGTTTGACAGAAATAACGACGAAGCTTCAGAGGATAACATGAcacattttatgttgttttgaaagcaaacaaacaaaaacaagatactctagaacaagaaacaacaacaccTGAATAACAACTTACGTTTTATGTTTCCAAGGaaccaaccaatcataacagTGTAATCACGTAACATGTCATGACTTGTTCGGTTTCTTCACACAGTGAATAAATATCGTTTGCtttctttcgtttgtttttgaatttcgcacaaagctacacgaggactatctgcgctagctgtccctaatttagcagtgtaagactagagggaaggcagctagtcatcaccacccaccgccaactcttgggttactattttaccaacgaataatgggattgaccgtcacattataacgcccccacggctgaaagggcgagcatgtttggtgcgagcgggatacGAACCCTTTAATTGAACTATCTAAGAATACAGTCCCTGACCGTCTGCCTTCTCAGTAACGTTTGTTAATagttataatttaattgattCACATAACGAATAGTATTTTTGTGGTTTGATTTATGAataatttcaacatttctttaaagttttaaaatcatttttattttgagcaGTCGGTTTTCAAgaccaatgttttatttatttatatttaaattattattttaaatgttgttatattacaagaatattttgttaaatataagaaTTTCTGTAAAAATGAAGATCGAACGTAAGATAATTTGAATTTAATATcacttttcttcttcttttcagaaACTAAGTAAACAGATTCGAAGAGTTTCTGAGACAGAATAGAGTTCAATGGCACCATATGTAGTTTGAACATTACTCGTGAGGACTGTGGCCAGAAACGAGCAGTTCTTGGTCCGAAATTCCATCATCAGGTGAGAGTCTATACTCTCGTTACCATGATCGTATTCTCTTTACTTGGTAACTCAGCCATGTGTCTGCACATCAAACAGAAGTGGCATCATAGGAGCGCCATCCACGTGCTGTTTCTCAATCTTGCTGTTGCCGATATTTTGGTCACTCTTGTCACCATGTGTTCTCAACTGGTCTGGGAGTTCATGGACCGAGAATGGATTGCTGGTGATCTTTTCTGTCGGACATTTAAAGTCTGCCAAACTTTCACCATGGTTTCCTCGAATTACATGCTGTTAGCGATTGCATTAGATCGTCACTCGGCCATAGTATATCCGTTGTTTCGTAATGCTCGCACCAAAGCATTGATTACCAGTGCATGGGTTCTATCTCTGTTGCCATTCTTAATAAATGCCTACATTTTCCAGACTGTCACCTTGTCTGATGGTAAAACATTCTGTGTTGCCAAGTTTTACACTTCCTCTCTGTCCTTCGTTCACAAACAAGTATACATGGCTCTGATTCTTCTAGTAGTGTTTATCCTTCCTATATTGATAATCATTATCTTGTATTCCAGGATAATCTACACTATGTGGACAAGATCTGGAAGTCTGAACCGGTTTCGATCcagaaaagaacattttatagaTCCGAAACGGAAGGAAAGGAAAACGAAACGTGAATGCCTGAACTCGTCAAACTCGCATATTTCAAGGGCGAAAGTGAAAACGTTAAAAATGACTTTGACTATCGCGTCAACATTTTTAACCGCGAGCACGCCTTATTTAGTTCAAGAAATCGTTATTGCTTTTGGGAATCCTTCTCTTCTGAACCAGAACCTTGTAGCTTCTTTTGGAATTTTTTCAGCCAGTAACAGTGCTTTGAACCCGTACatatactttttgtttaattgtaaCACTCCATTTGCTGAAAAGATAGCTCGTAGTACTTGTAACTGTTGTCTGCCTGTTTCAACAAAGACAGTAAACGAAAACGAGAAGACGAGTCACGTTTAGCTAGGacataccacaaacacaggtgtcagggtaataccacaaacacaggtgtcagggcaataccacaaacagaGATGTCAGGACAATACAACAAACACAGATGTtagggcaataccacaaacacagaattCGTGTACAAaacattacgtttgtttgttagaAATTCCTCTACGTTCATTATGATATTTAATGAATGTCATTCATCAACAGGTAGCGCAGcagtaatttaatatataaacaaatgagCTGATAACAGCTTGAGCACCATTTGAAATATCTCAAGACTTCAGTTGGCGACAGATGTTACAATAGTAGTGTAATGAACAATGAACTGCTGTGTTAGCACTCTACACAATCCGTTTACGGTTACTTGAAtatctttcagtttatttaaacttCATTGAAGTGAACTCAAGGTGCAGTTAACATATATAAACAAGACAATAATTaaattcttcattaaaaataagGTTAGAGGTAATATGTCAGTTAAGAAGGTCGTTGCTATAgatcatttaatttatattttagggAACTGAGTTCCCATATTGAATTGTTTATGTAATTGTTGCTTTTGTTCTAAATAAACCTTTATTACACTTCCAACAACAACAGTTCAGTAGTTGTTAATTTGTAGACTAGATTAGGTATAACTTCCATCTTCTTTGAGATGAGAGTAACGGACACCTACTGTCGAAATGAAGAATATAATAAGAGA
Protein-coding regions in this window:
- the LOC143258580 gene encoding cardioacceleratory peptide receptor-like yields the protein MIVFSLLGNSAMCLHIKQKWHHRSAIHVLFLNLAVADILVTLVTMCSQLVWEFMDREWIAGDLFCRTFKVCQTFTMVSSNYMLLAIALDRHSAIVYPLFRNARTKALITSAWVLSLLPFLINAYIFQTVTLSDGKTFCVAKFYTSSLSFVHKQVYMALILLVVFILPILIIIILYSRIIYTMWTRSGSLNRFRSRKEHFIDPKRKERKTKRECLNSSNSHISRAKVKTLKMTLTIASTFLTASTPYLVQEIVIAFGNPSLLNQNLVASFGIFSASNSALNPYIYFLFNCNTPFAEKIARSTCNCCLPVSTKTVNENEKTSHV